In the Helianthus annuus cultivar XRQ/B chromosome 11, HanXRQr2.0-SUNRISE, whole genome shotgun sequence genome, one interval contains:
- the LOC110876718 gene encoding disease resistance protein RPV1-like, which produces MVVLTEHESLPGSSSSSSAHDHNQRYDIFLSFRGADTRNGFTDHLYNTLLEAGINTFLDDEEIETGEPLKPELESAIKSSRASIIVLSKNYASSTWCLDELVLILEQQRSFNQIVIPIFYDVEPTDVRKQQSSLGEAMSKHKERMELETNAQKRSERGRKMELWERALTQVADLKGQVANGRKAALSKVSIQDVKNAIMDCLIYKSNFTETFQKKLDLHVNDVNEYTSKIEDVLSRKKVFIVFDDIGSLDQLNALHGKKGLHPGSKIIITTKDSSLTERCDLFKTQVHPKHTEVLLDGLDEYESLKLLCIHAFQSHTPKEGYKDVSIELAKYCDGHPLALEVLVGLYISEM; this is translated from the exons ATGGTTGTTCTCACTGAACATGAATCTTTACCTGGatcctcatcttcatcatcagctCATGATCATAATCAGAGATATGATATATTTTTAAGTTTCAGAGGTGCCGACACTCGTAATGGTTTCACTGATCACCTCTACAACACCCTTTTGGAAGCCGGTATTAACACGTTTTTGGATGATGAAGAGATTGAAACTGGAGAGCCACTGAAACCAGAACTGGAGAGTGCGATTAAGTCATCCAGAGCTTCTATTATTGTGCTGTCCAAGAATTATGCTTCCTCCACATGGTGCCTAGATGAATTGGTATTAATCCTTGAGCAACAGAGGAGCTTTAACCAAATTGTTATCCCCATCTTCTATGATGTGGAGCCCACGGATGTCAGGAAGCAACAAAGCAGCTTAGGGGAAGCAATGTCGAAGCATAAAGAGAGGATGGAGCTGGAAACCAATGCACAGAAAAGAAGTGAACGGGGTCGAAAGATGGAGTTATGGGAGAGGGCACTCACACAAGTTGCTGATTTAAAAGGACAAGTTGCAAATGGCAG AAAAGCAGCTTTATCGAAGGTATCAATACAAGATGTGAAGAACGCCATAATGGATTGCTTGATTTACAAAAGCAACTTCACGGAGACATTTCAAAAAAAACTCGACTTACATGTTAATGATGTCAACGAGTACACCTCTAAAATTGAGGATGTGTTATCTCGTAAAAAGGTGTTTATAGTGTTTGATGACATTGGTAGTCTTGACCAGCTGAACGCTTTACATGGAAAAAAAGGTTTACATCCAGGAAGCAAAATCATTATTACAACCAAGGATTCATCTTTAACAGAAAGGTGTGACTTATTCAAGACACAAGTTCATCCCAAGCATACTGAGGTCTTACTTGATGGGTTAGATGAGTATGAATCACTAAAGTTATTATGCATTCATGCATTCCAGAGCCATACGCCCAAAGAAGGTTATAAAGATGTCTCAATAGAGCTTGCGAAATATTGTGATGGACATCCATTGGCTCTAGAAGTTCTGGTGGGTCTCTACATAAGCGAGATGTAG